One Ogataea parapolymorpha DL-1 chromosome VI, whole genome shotgun sequence DNA window includes the following coding sequences:
- a CDS encoding Uridine kinase, which translates to MSPLSSQPPSKSATHTDLQANKYIPPWTSPYIIGVAGFSGSGKTTVAQKIIEQINEPWTVLLSMDNFYKPLTPEQRELAYRNERKKTQVPVYSFALHNRTEEKISIYGANVIIVEGIYSLYDPKVLALMDTKIYVDTDLDICYSRRLLRDIVERKRDIEGIIEQWEKFVKPSSVASVKPTMYNADIVIPHGSDNTKAIDMIIKHIRKQLQKKSEEHLAHLARLGRMVAPINYNNIKVLPKTNQLLGMKSIILNRETSNDDFIFYFDRIASTLISEALELVHYSPAPNDIFTPSGYRITDGVVQAQEVVAVNIIKSGDCFMRSLRKIIPEAIVGKVLIQSDSQTGEPQLHTERLPQFSPGCKVLLFDAQVISGAAATMAVKVILDHGVEESEIVLVVYLASETGLRRILNAFPNVKVVVGNLSAVEPKEGQDNDTDWWMSMRFIDARYFGTD; encoded by the exons ATGAGTCCCTTGTCCTCACAGCCGCCTTCCAAATCTGCAACCCATACAGATCTCCAGGCTAACAAGTACATTCCTCCATGGACATCGCCATACATTATTGGAGTGGCAGGATTCTCCGGATCAGGCAAAACTACCGTGGCACAGAAGATCATTGAGCAGATCAACGAGCCATGGACTGTTCTTCTCTCAATGGATAATTTCTACAAGCCGCTCACTCCTGAGCAGCGAGAACTCGCTTATCGAAACGA aaggaaaaaaacACAGGTGCCAGTGTACTCGTTCGCCTTGCACAACAGAACAGAAGAAAAGATATCCATCTACGGAGCTAACGTCATCATAGTGGAAGGTATCTATTCACTGTACGATCCAAAAGTGCTTGCCCTCATGGATACCAAAATCTACGTGGATACAGATTTGGACATTTGCTACAGTCGCAGGCTTTTAAGGGACATCGTGGAGAGGAAAAGAGACATCGAGGGTATCATCGAGCAGTGGGAAAAATTTGTCAAGCCCAGCTCTGTTGCCTCTGTGAAGCCAACTATGTACAACGCAGATATTGTCATTCCACATGGATCAGACAATACCAAAGCTATCGACATGATCATCAAACATATACGGAAACagctgcaaaaaaaatcagaagAGCACCTTGCGCACCTCGCGCGACTGGGGAGAATGGTTGCTCCTATCAATTACAATAATATCAAGGTTCTGCCCAAAACTaaccagctgcttggaATGAAAAGTATAATTCTCAACAGAGAAACGTCGAACGAcgattttattttctaCTTTGACCGGATTGCGAGCACGCTAATTAGCGAGGCGTTGGAGCTCGTCCATTActctccagcaccaaatGACATATTTACGCCCAGCGGCTACAGAATCACAGACGGCGTTGTGCAGGCCCAGGAGGTGGTGGCAGTTAATATCATCAAGTCTGGAGACTGTTTCATGAGATCGCTCAGGAAAATCATTCCTGAGGCGATTGTGGGCAAGGTTTTGATTCAGTCGGACTCCCAGACGGGCGAGCCGCAGCTGCACACTGAAAGACttcctcaattttctcCAGGTTGCAAAGTTCTGCTATTTGACGCCCAGGTGATATCTGGAGCCGCTGCCACGATGGCTGTCAAAGTGATACTCGACCACGGTGTGGAAGAGTCAGAGATTGTGCTTGTGGTATATCTTGCGTCGGAAACAGGGCTCCGTCGTATACTGAACGCCTTTCCCAATGTGAAAGTAGTGGTTGGAAACCTATCTGCCGTCGAACCCAAAGAAGGACAGGACAACGACACAGACTGGTGGATGAGCATGAGATTCATCGATGCCAGGTATTTTGGTACAGATTAA
- a CDS encoding Mitochondrial import receptor subunit TOM40 has product MAAPQMSMGELSKSLAPVPNLGNAHEEQRDGFWSSNPMFTFVNNVARSIQQHRQSLDLINPGTMENINKEVAKDVFLNQMQFSGLRADISKTFAMNPIFQVSHGLSIGGQLPAYSFTAMVGNEKTFFQGTIDNEFSLTGRFNHSWDKHSTSKLTFQLAHGQQPMCQIEHDYQANDFSLNFKTLNPNFLEDSYKGVMVGSILQSITPKLSLGMESVYSSLQPGVPGDAALSFVGRYNAGDWIASAQLQAQGALVASFWRKVAKNVEAGIETTVQAGMQPTLNELMQPVYQTVVDANTTIGAKYEFRQSIYRGQVDSKGQVSFMLEHRVLPTVGLLFSATIDQIKNTANIGCGLSLEFAGSEEVMMMQNGMMDANGNPIEGAQLA; this is encoded by the coding sequence ATGGCAGCACCACAAATGAGCATGGGCGAGCTCAGCAAGAGTCTGGCCCCGGTTCCGAATCTCGGCAATGCGCATGAGGAACAGAGAGACGGGTTTTGGTCATCGAACCCAATGTTCACCTTTGTCAACAACGTCGCCAGGTCTATTCAACAACACAGACAATCTTTGGACCTGATCAACCCTGGAACGATggagaacatcaacaaggaggtTGCTAAGGATGTGTTTTTGAACCAGATGCAATTCAGTGGACTGAGAGCCGACATCAGCAAGACTTTCGCCATGAACcccattttccaggtctCGCACGGTCTCTCGATCGGCGGCCAGCTCCCAGCATATTCTTTCACGGCCATGGTCGGTAACGAGAAGACTTTCTTCCAGGGTACCATTGACAACGAGTTCTCTCTGACAGGAAGATTCAACCACAGCTGGGACAAGCACAGCACCTCGAAGCTGACTTTCCAGCTGGCCCACGGCCAGCAGCCAATGTGCCAGATCGAGCACGACTACCAGGCCAACGActtctctttgaacttcAAGACCCTGAATCCTaactttttggaagacTCATACAAAGGTGTGATGGTTGGCTCCATTTTGCAGAGCATCACTCCAAAGCTGTCGCTCGGTATGGAATCGGTCTACTCCTCGCTCCAGCCAGGTGTTCCAGGTGACGCGGCTCTGTCGTTTGTCGGAAGATACAACGCTGGCGACTGGATTGCTTCTGCTCAGTTGCAGGCCCAAGGTGCCTTGGTGGcctctttctggagaaaggTTGCCAAGAACGTCGAGGCCGGTATCGAAACCACTGTGCAAGCAGGCATGCAGCCAActctgaacgagctgatgCAGCCGGTTTACCAGACCGTCGTCGACGCAAACACCACCATTGGTGCCAAATACGAGTTCAGACAGTCTATCTATAGGGGCCAAGTGGACTCCAAGGGCCAGGTTTCGTTCATGCTCGAACATAGAGTCCTGCCAACGGTCGGACTGCTGTTTAGTGCCACCATCGACCAGATCAAGAACACAGCCAATATCGGCTGCGGTCTGTCTCTGGAGTTTGCTGGCTCTGAAGAAGTGATGATGATGCAAAACGGAATGATGGATGCCAATGGAAACCCAATCGAAGGTGCCCAGCTGGCATAA
- a CDS encoding putative transporter C3B8.04c: MKFSHSLQFNAVPEWSSKYINYSGLKKLIYSLQREYAETLNFTDPEALPFTAVDEESSPINVFIKALDKEAAKINSFFQIKEKEALASYENLIDEVEEFEREFPQNLADIEQRHRLRQILDSLRPGKFTDETPASGPAPDIEPVTSQNALGSASNEVAFTSREPDKNSSEMAHRRSQILFDDDDFNLSFLEALKVEKRKPLADMFVLLSELKSYVELNKIGFGKALKKFDKTLHTKIRDEYMDKLENSHEYHVFRPEAMDELNVRLAGIIKLYSVFTHGNEEQAKDELKSNLREYIVWERNTVWRNMIGMERKAQAARVQKPNMVDSVIVPVEKIDIYLGAGRKISIPTPILTGNGLKALLIAMVTITLLIFSPLQDEQQKNCFAVLVCASLLWATEAIPLFTTSLLLPFLIVVLRTLVDPDSGEPLRAVDASKFICSAMWSPIIMLLLGGFTLAAALSKYNLDKIACTFILSKVPQKPAYVLLSIMCVSTVVSAFISNVAAPVLMLSVIQPVLNTLPEGSQFAEALVIGIALASNVAGMASPIASPQNVVALQSMDPAPNWLQWFAVSVPVCTCGLVLIFIYIMFMMDFRDATIVPIRSTDEKFAHKHFYVLTVSLATIILWCGASFFEPIVGDMGMIAVASMVAFYAPGILSPDDFNNYPWTIVMLAMGGLALGKAVTVSGLLRTIAEAIQAKLEGSALFTVLCLFGIIVLVMATFVSHTVAALIIVPLIAEIGRSLPDPHPNLLIMATALLCSSAMGLPTSGFPNVTAIGLRDSVGNPYLTVSTFIKIGVPSSLFCYVVVVSVGYLVMKLLDF; this comes from the coding sequence ATGAAGTTCTCGCATTCGCTTCAGTTCAACGCTGTTCCCGAGTGGTCTTCGAAGTATATCAACTATTCTGGCCTCAAGAAGCTAATATACTCGCTCCAACGTGAATATGCCGAAACATTGAATTTTACGGATCCGGAAGCACTTCCGTTCACCgctgtggacgaggagtcgAGTCCGATCAATGTTTTTATTAAAGCTCTCGACAAAGAGGCcgccaaaatcaacagttttttccagatcaaggagaaagaggccCTGGCCAGCTACGAGAacctgatcgacgaggtggaaGAGTTTGAACGCGAGTTTCCGCAGAATCTGGCCGACATAGAGCAGAGACACCGACTCAGACAAATTCTGGACTCCTTAAGGCCCGGCAAGTTCACCGATGAGACGCCTGCATCGGGGCCTGCTCCAGATATTGAGCCTGTAACTTCGCAGAATGCTCTGGGCAGTGCCAGCAACGAGGTTGCCTTCACGTCGCGCGAGCCAGACAAAAATTCAAGCGAGATGGCCCACCGCAGGTCGCAAATCctttttgacgacgacgacttcaacctcagctttttggaggctctcaaggtggaaaaaagaAAACCGTTGGCCGACATGTTTGTTCTTCTCTCGGAACTGAAAAGCTACGttgagctcaacaagatcggTTTCGGCAAGGCCCTGAAAAAGTTCGATAAAACGTTGCACACGAAAATCAGGGACGAGTACATGGATAAGCTTGAAAATAGTCATGAGTACCACGTTTTCAGGCCAGAAGCCATGGATGAGCTCAACGTCCGTCTCGCGGGTATCATCAAGCTGTACTCGGTGTTCACGCACGGCAACGAGGAGcaggccaaggacgagctcaagtcCAACCTGAGAGAGTACATTGTCTGGGAACGAAACACAGTCTGGCGGAACATGATTGGCATGGAGCGGAAAGCCCAAGCAGCCAGGGTCCAGAAGCCGAACATGGTGGATTCAGTTATTGTTCCGGTGGAGAAAATTGATATTTATCTTGGAGCCGGACGCAAGATTAGCATTCCCACTCCTATTTTGACCGGTAACGGTCTCAAGGCGTTGTTGATCGCAATGGTCACAATCACGTTACTGATTTTCTCGCCATTACAGGacgagcagcagaaaaactGCTTTGCAGTGCTTGTGTGCGCTTCTCTACTCTGGGCAACAGAGGCCATTCCTCTTTTCACCACCTCTCTACTACTTCCATTTCTGATCGTGGTGCTGAGAACTCTGGTCGATCCCGACTCCGGTGAGCCTTTGCGAGCTGTAGACGCATCCAAGTTTATCTGTTCTGCCATGTGGTCGCCGATTATCATGCTTCTTCTGGGCGGCTTCACGCTGGCTGCCGCTCTCTCCAAGTACAATCTGGATAAAATAGCATGCACTTTTATTTTGTCAAAAGTGCCTCAAAAACCGGCCTACGTGCTGCTGTCGATCATGTGTGTGTCGACGGTTGTGTCGGCATTTATTTCCAACGTTGCGGCGCCAGTGCTCATGCTCTCTGTTATTCAGCCCGTGCTCAACACATTGCCCGAAGGCTCGCAGTTTGCAGAGGCCCTGGTGATCGGTATCGCGTTGGCGTCCAACGTTGCCGGAATGGCCAGTCCGATCGCCAGTCCGCAAAATGTGGTGGCGTTGCAGAGCATGGACCCAGCTCCTAATTGGCTGCAATGGTTTGCCGTGTCCGTTCCCGTGTGTACTTGCGGTCTGGTTCTGATATTCATCTACATTATGTTCATGATGGACTTCAGAGATGCCACCATCGTTCCTATCCGGTCGACAGATGAGAAGTTCGCCCATAAGCACTTCTATGTGCTCACTGTGTCTCTTGCCACAATCATTCTTTGGTGCGGAGCATCCTTTTTCGAACCAATCGTGGGAGACATGGGAATGATCGCGGTGGCCTCCATGGTGGCCTTCTACGCTCCGGGAATTCTGTCTCCAGATGACTTTAACAACTATCCATGGACAATTGTCATGCTTGCAATGGGAGGCCTTGCCCTAGGGAAGGCTGTCACTGTTTCTGGACTGCTGAGGACCATTGCCGAAGCAATCCAGGCCAAACTTGAAGGCTCGGCCCTGTTCACTGTTCTGTGTCTGTTTGGCATCATTGTGCTTGTCATGGCTACGTTTGTGTCGCATACGGTCGCAGCTCTCATTATCGTCCCACTAATAGCCGAAATCGGAAGATCTCTCCCAGATCCACATCCAAACTTGCTCATCATGGCCACCGCCCTGCTCTGCTCCTCCGCCATGGGGCTGCCCACGTCAGGCTTCCCCAACGTGACCGCCATTGGCCTCAGAGACAGTGTCGGCAACCCGTACCTGACTGTGTCCACGTTTATAAAAATTGGTGTTCCATCATCACTCTTCTGCTACGTCGTGGTGGTCTCGGTCGGGTACCTGGTGATGAAGCTACTGGATTTCTAA